A section of the Methanosarcina mazei S-6 genome encodes:
- the cas1 gene encoding CRISPR-associated endonuclease Cas1, with amino-acid sequence MKLLLLNGHGINMHVDGAKLHIKDGRFSTTEEPQEYVFSPKRIDIDGIIIYGKSGNLTLEAIRWLIKHNVQVSILDWNGKLLTTMLPPESTNLRTKFAQYHAFEDKEARLEIAKKFIEAKFYKSKAVLDFLSQRYPEINFDILDGLTKLKDVKSTREILGVEGTLAGKYWIEFSKAVPKEYDFCNRIDQFRRAMGSGDMINTMLNYGYSLLEAECLKAINSVGLDTHVGFLHEMAPSKNSLAYDLQEPFRFIVDLAVISLIESGAMESKDFIRTENYNLRLKPTGARKIVNEFSNTLNKKVSYQGKESTWSYVIFLKVRELAHYLTSKKEKLDFTKPEYEIERIDSYDIRQKILSISYVDWKKLGFSKGTLHYMKQNAKSDKPFTLNAHVLERVNKWEALVSSQR; translated from the coding sequence GTGAAACTTCTTCTTCTGAATGGTCACGGCATAAATATGCATGTTGATGGAGCTAAGCTCCATATTAAAGATGGAAGATTTTCAACTACAGAAGAGCCTCAAGAATATGTATTTTCGCCAAAAAGGATTGATATAGACGGCATTATCATTTATGGTAAGAGTGGGAACCTTACCTTAGAGGCTATTAGATGGCTCATTAAACACAATGTCCAGGTTTCTATCTTGGATTGGAATGGCAAGCTTCTAACTACTATGCTTCCTCCTGAAAGTACTAATCTAAGAACAAAGTTTGCTCAGTATCATGCTTTTGAGGATAAGGAAGCAAGGCTTGAGATAGCAAAGAAGTTTATTGAGGCTAAATTTTATAAGTCTAAGGCTGTTCTTGATTTCTTGAGCCAAAGGTATCCTGAAATTAATTTTGATATTTTGGATGGACTCACAAAGTTAAAAGATGTAAAGAGCACCAGGGAAATTTTAGGAGTAGAGGGAACCTTAGCTGGTAAATACTGGATAGAGTTTTCAAAGGCTGTTCCAAAGGAATATGATTTTTGTAACAGGATAGACCAGTTCAGAAGAGCTATGGGCTCAGGGGATATGATAAATACAATGCTCAATTATGGCTATTCTCTGCTTGAGGCAGAGTGTTTGAAAGCCATTAATTCTGTGGGTCTGGATACTCATGTAGGTTTTTTGCATGAAATGGCACCAAGCAAGAACAGCTTAGCCTATGACCTTCAGGAGCCTTTCAGGTTCATTGTGGATCTGGCAGTTATCAGCCTGATTGAAAGTGGAGCTATGGAAAGTAAAGATTTCATCAGAACCGAGAATTACAATTTGAGGCTAAAACCTACAGGAGCCAGGAAAATTGTTAATGAGTTTTCCAATACGCTGAATAAAAAAGTAAGTTACCAAGGGAAAGAAAGCACTTGGAGTTATGTTATCTTTTTGAAGGTGAGAGAATTAGCCCATTATCTCACAAGCAAAAAGGAGAAATTAGACTTTACTAAGCCTGAATATGAAATTGAGAGAATTGATTCTTACGACATAAGACAAAAAATCCTGAGCATTTCTTATGTTGATTGGAAAAAACTAGGTTTTTCTAAAGGTACATTGCATTATATGAAACAGAACGCCAAGAGCGATAAGCCATTCACTCTTAATGCTCACGTTCTGGAAAGGGTAAACAAATGGGAAGCATTGGTTTCAAGTCAAAGGTAA